One window from the genome of Cryobacterium sp. GrIS_2_6 encodes:
- a CDS encoding aspartate-semialdehyde dehydrogenase, with amino-acid sequence MSSTAGIHIGVVGATGQVGAVVRHLLEQRDFPVAGIRYFASARSAGTTLPWKDDRIVVEDAATADPTGLDIAIFSAGATLSKVQAPRFAAAGVTVIDNSSGWRMDPDVPLVVSEVNPEAIHQAVKGIIANPNCTTMAAMPVLKVLHDEAGLQRLIVSTYQAVSGSGLAGAQELASQIRAAAHSDNLLQLVHDGSAVPMPEPVLYVRPIAFDVVPLAGSIVDDGLFETDEEKKLRNESRKILELPDLLVSGTCVRVPVFTGHSLSINAEFANPLSVARALELLRDAPGVVLTDVPTPLEAAGKDPSFVGRVRQDPGVPDGRGLALFITNDNLRKGAALNAVQIAELVAADLLAS; translated from the coding sequence GTGAGCAGCACAGCAGGAATCCACATCGGAGTCGTCGGGGCAACCGGCCAGGTGGGCGCCGTCGTCCGGCACCTGCTCGAGCAGCGGGACTTCCCGGTTGCGGGCATCCGCTACTTCGCCTCTGCCCGTTCGGCCGGAACCACCCTGCCGTGGAAGGACGACCGGATCGTCGTCGAAGACGCCGCGACGGCCGACCCGACCGGGCTCGACATCGCGATCTTCTCCGCCGGGGCGACCTTGTCCAAGGTCCAGGCCCCCCGGTTCGCCGCTGCCGGCGTCACCGTGATCGACAACTCGTCCGGCTGGCGGATGGACCCCGACGTTCCCCTCGTCGTCAGCGAGGTCAACCCCGAAGCCATTCACCAAGCCGTCAAGGGCATCATCGCGAACCCGAACTGCACCACGATGGCCGCGATGCCCGTGCTCAAGGTCCTGCACGACGAAGCCGGGTTGCAGCGCCTGATCGTGAGCACCTACCAGGCCGTGTCCGGAAGCGGCCTCGCCGGCGCCCAGGAACTGGCGAGCCAGATCCGCGCCGCCGCGCACAGCGACAACCTTCTCCAGCTCGTCCACGACGGGTCCGCCGTCCCGATGCCCGAACCCGTGCTGTACGTGCGCCCGATCGCCTTCGACGTCGTTCCGCTCGCCGGTTCGATCGTCGACGACGGGCTCTTCGAGACGGACGAGGAAAAGAAGCTGCGCAACGAGAGCCGCAAGATCCTCGAACTGCCCGACCTGCTCGTCTCGGGCACCTGCGTGCGGGTGCCGGTCTTCACCGGCCATTCCCTGTCCATCAACGCCGAATTCGCGAACCCGCTCTCGGTCGCCCGTGCGCTCGAGCTGCTCCGGGATGCTCCGGGCGTCGTGCTCACGGACGTCCCCACTCCGCTCGAGGCTGCAGGCAAGGACCCGAGCTTCGTCGGCCGGGTCCGCCAGGACCCCGGAGTGCCGGATGGGCGCGGACTGGCCCTGTTCATCACCAACGACAACCTCCGCAAGGGCGCCGCTCTCAACGCCGTCCAGATCGCCGAACTCGTCGCCGCGGACCTGCTCGCGTCCTGA